From the genome of Candidatus Flexicrinis proximus:
CCGCGAGTGGGCGGTACGCGGTCTGCCCGGGATCGTCGAGCTTGATACGACCCATCTTGACGCTGAACAGACTCTCCAGGCCGTCATCGAACTCTGGCGCGAACGGGCAATCTCGCGCTCGTAATTGCCTCATCTGCCATCGCCGTCGATCAGTTACCAGACGGCGCCTGTACCCGCCTGTGTCTATTCCAGAAACGCCTTGACGGCGGCGTTGAAGGCATCCGGCCGCTCCACTGCGACCGCATGATGCGCGTTCTTGATCACCTGCAGCCTGGCCGTTGACATCTTCGCGATGTACGCCTCTTTTGCCGATACGGGCGTGTAGTCCTGGTCCGACGCGATCACCAGCGTCGGCGCACTGATCGTACTAATCCGGTCCTCGACGCTCCAGCCGATGATCGCCCGCATCGCATTGAGATAGGAGCGGCGGTCATTCTCCGCCCACCGCGAGACGAACTCCTGCCGCTCTCGCTCCTGCTCCGCATCTGTGAACAGGCGCGGGGCCAGCGTTTCGCCCATCTTCTTCATACCCATCGTCCGCACAATGGCAAAACGCATCCACACAGCGATATGCTCTTTGAGCGTGCGCGGGATAAGCGCGGGGCCGCTGTTTGCGATCACCATGCGCTGGATGCGGCTGGGATAATCCACCGCCATCTGAAACGCGATCATGCCCCCCATCGACAGCCCGACCACATGCGCCGAGCTGATCTGGAGGTGATCCAGTACGGAAATCGTATCCGCCGCGAAACCGGATACCGTATAAGGTCCTGCGGGCTTATCCGACTTCCCGTGTCCGCGCATATCGATCAGCACCACCCGGAAGTCTTCGGCGAATACCGGCACCTGCAGCTCCCAATCCTGGCCGCTGGACCCCAGACCGTGTAGGAATACCAGCGGAGTGGCCGCTTCCTTGCCATGAACTTCGTAGTAGATCCGGGTCCCGTTCGCTTGTAGATGTGGCATGCTCATAAATCCTGTCCGTAAAATAAGACATCGTTCAACTCTGCTGCAATTATGGGTCGGGGCGGTCAGAAATAACAAACGGGCGCGCGACAGATGCTCCGACGAATACCCGAAGCATTATGTAGGCCTCGACCCTGTGGCTCGCTTCTGTTGGGCGGATTCCGGAAGTTTGCCGTAGCCAGTTTCCGCCAGTCCGTTTACAGTTGTCCCACGTCCGCGCCGGTGATCAATGGCAGTCCGTCTTAACGCCGCGCCGCGGGATCGAAATCGGCTTCCGGGACTCGGATAAACCTCATGTCGCTCACGTTTGATCTTTCATCTCGGTCCGCGCTGGTTACCGGCGCGGGCAGCGGTATTGGCCGCGCGATCGCCGTCGCCTTGGCGAAGTCCGGCGCCTCAGTCTGTGCCGTCGACATCAACCCCGACCGCTGCGACCGTATTCTCGATGAACTGCTGTCTGCCGGCGTGAAAGCCACTGCCTTTCATGGCGACGTCTCGAACCGCTTCCAGGCCTCCGCCGCCATTGAACACGCGCGTGAAGCCTTCGGCCGGATCGACCTGCTCGTCAACGCAGCGGGGGTGTTTAAAGG
Proteins encoded in this window:
- a CDS encoding alpha/beta fold hydrolase, giving the protein MPHLQANGTRIYYEVHGKEAATPLVFLHGLGSSGQDWELQVPVFAEDFRVVLIDMRGHGKSDKPAGPYTVSGFAADTISVLDHLQISSAHVVGLSMGGMIAFQMAVDYPSRIQRMVIANSGPALIPRTLKEHIAVWMRFAIVRTMGMKKMGETLAPRLFTDAEQERERQEFVSRWAENDRRSYLNAMRAIIGWSVEDRISTISAPTLVIASDQDYTPVSAKEAYIAKMSTARLQVIKNAHHAVAVERPDAFNAAVKAFLE